The following coding sequences lie in one Glycine max cultivar Williams 82 chromosome 19, Glycine_max_v4.0, whole genome shotgun sequence genomic window:
- the LOC100816966 gene encoding uncharacterized protein: MCQALWGDSNVSWEFQLAINTAGRLLCIWNDLAFKVERSIKGRGFILLEGVWTQENKKTAIIDIYSPCDSHNKRELWESLKQLRRITNAVKGVLINGSWVDDPTTVKEEICRFFKNRFAEPEQLRPVLNGTRFNGLGQQQNELLFWEVLKPDISRFITEFHVNGVFLRGTNTSFIALIPKVKDPRHLNDGRQLLHSALIANEAVEEAKRCNKSCLVFKVDYERAYDFVSWNFLSYMMKRLGFCPKWITWIEGCLKSASVPVLVNGSPTNEFIPHRVVRQGDPLTPLLFNIVAEGLTGLMREALDRNLYTSLLVGKNKIPVNILQYADDTIFFGEATMQNVKTIKSILRSFELASGLKINFAKSSFGAIGKSDQWRKEAAEYLNCRILPLPFMYLGIPIGDNPRRSEFWDPILRKYKGGLGIKDLRTFNSTLLGKWRWELFHNQEELWAKVICSKYGGWRAVENGIAGSHDSIWWKDLISVHKQQQNRAILRETSWKVGGGQKFRFWEDPWTADEVPLMVKFPRLYQISRQQNQLINQVGSVTNQGWEWKFNWRRSLFDSEVEMADTFLGEIPQQLLEFHKEDTWICKFDSSGYYSTSSGYKLIWGEIMGAHQNSEFSKLWKLKIPAKAAVFAWRLIRNRLPTKKNLSRRQVQVNDILCPFCRNKEEDAAHLFFTCNSILPLWWESMSWVNLSSAMPQHPRDHYLQHGHNAAEGKKSTRWKCWWIALTFTIWKHKNKIVFQSVIFDGSKLLDDAVLLIWSWIKTMEKDFVMHFNHWSSNLKEGFSS; the protein is encoded by the exons ATGTGTCAGGCCCTGTGGGGAGACTCGAACGTGAGTTGGGAATTCCAGCTAGCAATAAACACAGCAGGAAGGCTACTGTGTATATGGAACGATCTGGCTTTCAAAGTGGAAAGAAGCATCAAGGGCAGAGGATTCATTCTACTGGAGGGTGTATGGACGCAGGAAAACAAGAAGACAGCTATAATTGACATATACTCCCCCTGTGATAGCCATAATAAGAGAGAATTATGGGAATCTCTCAAGCAATTGAG ACGCATCACCAATGCAGTTAAAGGTGTTCTGATTAATGGCTCATGGGTAGATGACCCCACAACAGTGAAGGAGGAGATATGCAGATTCTTCAAGAACCGATTTGCTGAACCTGAACAGCTAAGACCTGTCCTAAACGGGACCAGATTTAATGGGTTGGGTCAGCAGCAGAATGAATTGTTG TTTTGGGAGGTGCTCAAGCCTGATATCAGCCGTTTCATTACTGAATTCCACGTCAATGGAGTCTTCCTGAGGGGTACTAACACATCTTTCATCGCCTTGATCCCAAAGGTGAAGGATCCACGTCACCTCAATGA TGGCAGACAATTGTTACACAGTGCGCTGATAGCCAACGAGGCGGTGGAGGAAGCAAAGAGGTGCAACAAATCATGCCTTGTGTTCAAGGTGGATTATGAGAGAGCTTACGACTTCGTTTCGTGGAATTTCTTATCATATATGATGAAGAGACTTGGTTTCTGCCCCAAATGGATCACATGGATAGAAGGTTGTCTCAAATCAGCCTCAGTGCCCGTTCTCGTGAATGGTAGCCCCACCAATGAATTCATTCCTCACAGAGTCGTCAGGCAAGGCGACCCTTTAACACCTTTACTCTTTAACATTGTTGCGGAAGGCTTAACTGGCCTAATGAGAGAAGCACTGGATAGGAACCTCTACACCAGTCTCCTAGtaggaaaaaacaaaattccAGTCAATATACTACAATACGCAGACGACACCATATTTTTTGGTGAAGCTACAATGCAAAACGTGAAGACAATAAAGTCCATATTGAGAAGTTTTGAACTTGCGTCCGGCTTAAAGATCAACTTTGCAAAGAGTAGTTTCGGGGCAATAGGAAAATCTGATCAATGGAGGAAAGAAGCGGCTGAGTATCTCAATTGCAGGATTTTGCCATTGCCATTCATGTATCTGGGTATCCCCATTGGGGATAACCCAAGACGTAGTGAGTTTTGGGATCCTATTCTCAGAAAGT ACAAAGGTGGATTGGGCATTAAAGACCTACGGACCTTCAATTCAACTTTGTTGGGGAAGTGGCGCTGGGAACTCTTTCATAATCAGGAGGAACTTTGGGCCAAGGTGATTTGCTCGAAATATGGTGGGTGGAGGGCAGTGGAGAACGGAATAGCAGGCAGTCATGATTCAATATGGTGGAAGGATCTAATTTCAGTTCACAAGCAGCAGCAGAACAGAGCAATATTAAGGGAAACTTCATGGAAGGTGGGAGGAGGGCAGAAGTTTAGGTTTTGGGAAGATCCTTGGACAGCTGATGAAGTGCCTTTAATGGTAAAATTCCCTAGGTTATATCAGATTTCACGCCAACAAAATCAATTGATAAACCAGGTAGGGAGTGTCACAAATCAGGGTTGGGAATGGAAGTTCAATTGGAGGAGATCCCTCTTTGATTCTGAAGTTGAAATGGCAGACACTTTTCTGGGGGAGATTCCACAGCAGCTGTTGGAATTTCACAAGGAGGATACATGGATTTGCAAATTTGACTCAAGTGGCTACTACTCAACAAGCAGTGGGTATAAACTGATATGGGGAGAAATAATGGGGGCTCATCAGAATTCAGAATTTTCGAAGCTATGGAAACTCAAAATCCCAGCCAAGGCGGCAGTGTTCGCATGGAGATTAATCAGAAATAGGTTGCCAACAAAGAAAAACCTCAGCAGGAGGCAGGTGCAGGTAAATGACATCCTCTGTCCTTTTTGCAGAAATAAAGAGGAAGATGCTGCTCATTTATTCTTCACCTGCAACAGCATTCTCCCTCTATGGTGGGAGTCAATGTCATGGGTTAATTTGTCATCAGCAATGCCACAGCATCCTAGGGATCATTACCTTCAACATGGTCACAATGCTGCTGAAGGGAAAAAGTCCACACGATGGAAATGTTGGTGGATTGCCTTGACATTCACAATATGGAagcacaaaaacaaaattgtcttcCAAAGTGTAATTTTCGATGGAAGCAAGTTGTTGGATGATGCGGTTCTTCTCATCTGGTCATGGATCAAAACAATGGAGAAGGATTTCGTTATGCACTTTAATCATTGGTCATCTAATCTCAAGGAGGGGTTTAGTAGTTAG